tcaccctttgaactgatgttcactagaaaagtgaggggacctttggaactgctaaaaaattcatgggaaggaaccctgggagagtacaaaacatctgtagtagattttgtattggaattctgcaataaattaacatcaatgatggaggtggtgaaaaagaatttgagtcaagcacagcagaagcaaagttactggtatgacagaacagccagagaacgtgtgtatgatgtgggagatatggttatggcgttcatacccaggaaacatgacaaattacaggctaactgggaaggaccatataccatcagagaaaggcttgacacagtgacgtatgtaatcaccacagaccaattaaacaaaagcaaagtggttcatgtaaatatgttaaagccttaccataccagggatgcaaaggtgttgcaagttaccttattccctgagggaagtgggcctgaacttccagatttggtacaagaaagcaaagacaaaggaggggtagatcaattggaatggtcagaggaggtgaaggaggaagtaaaagaagagattctgagagttttgaaaacctataggaatctctttagcaacaaacctggccgaaccagtatagttatacattccattgatactggagatcatgccccaatcagatctatgccataccgtgtgaatgggaaagttgtgagtgaagtaaacTATTTAGGAcacaaggtggggagtgggaaaatcacccccttatggagcaaggtggaggcaatacaagcgtggcctatccccttaaccaaaaaacaagttagggcatttctaggtgtggctggtttttataggaagtttgtgaaaaattttggggaaatagcaacccccttgcatgaattgacaaagaaaaagtgttctgagcgtgtggtatggacgaatgaatgtcagaaggcttttgatctgctgaagcaagccttgtgccaaggacccatattaatagcaccagactatgagcaaccattcattgtggctacagatgcgtcagacctcgcgctgggagtcgtcttgctgcaggagagagaaggcaccagacatccagtggcgtaacTGAGTCGCAAgttgacgccgagggagaaaaactattcgtcggtccaaaaggagtgcctagcggtcgtgtggggactgaacaagttgcacccatacgtgtggggacgaagatttacagtaacaacggatcatcgggccttgttatggttgcagactatgaaaaaccataacactatgctgcagaggtggtcctgggccctacaagactatcaagtggacttccagttcataaaaggcaaggacaatgtactggccgatggactttccaggcaagtggctgggactgcagtgacgtgacccagacgaaggaacaaaaaaaagccattttccccatagagacttgttatattgttaacgcgatgtataaatcctggaacaggaataatactctgccgttgttttaagggggggggaatgtgatgttcctctattagtgtatatatggtaagtgctgtttgtataggagatacatggtaagtggaatgaaagaggaggggggagtgaatgggcagtagaatgctggatgattggctgaatgtttaaaatggctgacagtataaatggaaggatgacaggtaaatctgggtggaaggtggatgtgaggtggatgttagtgggttgttttggtgggtttatgagaggagagtgtggagttcggattaatactaagaccagtacctcaggaatagatgaaaccatatgcttaagtgccttttaaagtaatcttgttatctttgttatttaataaatacttttggtttaccaaaggcctgatccttggctggggtttcacagaccagaagggagggtaaggtaaataccaaggctgaagagtgacaaatggtggcagcggggaagggaagaataacaccacaagtattcagagcaaaccagaattatctgcattgatacaaagggagtgggacagcttaagcactcagtcacagaggtaacctgatagagagactcaggcagagtctctgggaatactggttataggacgtgactggtggtgctgcctagcagggggatctgttgagatctgtgctagagcggggagagaaaccataaaaaaaggacagtcctgactggtggagtccctggtggtgcctagtgacaggcagtaaccacgagcaggtaggaacctgacagggagagccacggAAGGGGCGTCacattgacctttaaaaccctatacggtttcggcccagtatatctgaaggaacgcctccagaatcaccgattatgccgcctgacgagatcagcctcgcaagaccttctctcagtcccaccggtgagaacagctaggctggtacggaccagagagagggcattctctgttgtggcccccaccctctggaactccctcccttttgatctcagacatgctccctccctgtccagctatcgccgagccttgaagacctggctgttcaggcaggcctacaagattgggacagattaattttatgttataactgaattaacggatggtttctttagcttaaaatttgattatgttgatgtatatggattgtttttattcttgttgttcgtcgcctagagtgtccctaacccggacatataggcggctgaaaaataaaatttattattattattattattaaataatgttAAGCCACATGTGTGCAATACACCTTTCCTTAACACATCACATTTTATTTCATTCAATTCAGAACATTCTTAATTACTTTTTTTAGTCAAGTAATGAAAATCTTTACCCATTTCCTCCTCAACATAAGTCTTGAAACAAACTTTTACTGGCGTTACAGCTAAAGTGACTTCATCTTGAAAGGCTGGAAAATGAATCAGTATATCAGACAGCTGCCTGAGAAATGTAAAAAAGTGATAGTGGTTCAGATTACAAACATTTCTCTATATTTTACATGAATAATGAAAATATAATGTTTGAGAACTACAAAAAAGCCCAAAACCCTAAACAATACCAAATACAACTTGTATTCATTGTATGATTTCTCTTCCTGACCTCTAACAAACATGCAAACTGCGGGAACTCCTGCTCCCGTTTCCAGTGGAATTCTCCAACACCCCCAtgtctaaggcagggatggggaacctgtagggcTCTAGAAGTGGTTGGTCTGCAGCTCCCAACATGATggatcattaaccatgctggccagggatggtggagttgcagtccaacaacattgggagggccagaggttcccaactGTGGAGTCTATTCAAACTCCCTAGGGCAATTCGTGTTCTGTTGTGCACCACCTGAACAGTCACACTGCATTTTCAGAGGATGATGCTGACTTTCTTTGAAAGAGCATGTAAGCAGGTCATTTGAGGAGAATGTTGAGTGAAAAAGAAACAGGTTTTTTGGAGCCATGgcttatatttatgtatttaaaataatttttatccctctcttcagccaaaaaatgcTTCCATTCTAGCTTGCGGATAACTTGAAAGAGACCTGCCCTCAGACTTACAGTctaaaaagacacaacacaaaaggggatggggagggaaggggaaaacaaGCCAATTCAAGTGCAATTTCTTTGTTACAAGTTCTTCTGATAAGCAGCTGGGGTGGAAGAGTTATTGGTCCACAACTCCTGTCATCTCTAATCCTTGACCatcctggctgggctgatgggagttggcatccagtaacatctggagggccacagattcccaatcCTGATTCTAAGGCAAAAGACTGAAGCAGACAATGAGTACCAAAAGAAGCCCTTCCATGACTCCCACTTACTTTTTCTGACTTGCTCATTGCTCTAAGCCAAGCCAGTAAGGTCCAGAGTGAATGATTGGGGGCTACAGTGAAATCCTGCTGAGGCTTGGACATCAAcctgttttcccctctgccctttctcaCCTTCTCCTATAGGTCGAAATGGTGATCTGGCAAAACAGATTTGTCACATTTTCATGTCCCGTTTCCTTTTGCTGGTAGAGACAGAAGGGAGTTCCCACCAGGAGGAGAACTCCTTTCAATGCCTGATACACCTTGCAGGACAAGAACATGTTGGGAAAGAGTCTGCCCTTGACCCTGCAGGATATGGCTTTTCCTCCTCCAGCTTCTGTGTTCCTGTCTGCATCTATGAAAGCCACAAGTCCTGACACTGAGAGGCAAGCCTTTATACTTTAATTCGTGTATGATAACCTGTGAAAAGAATTGGGTGAGTTGGTAATATGTTAACTTTATTACCTTGATTGGATCTTCATTACATTGGGGCACAGATGCTTTGCAAACACAGCTTGCAGAGGTTCACATTCTTGAAAAGCTAAGTTATAGGTTTTTACAACACCTGAGGAAAGAGGATATGGATAAAGTTAGCAAATGTTTGCATATTACCTTGAACATGCATTAAATAACCTCTTTCTCATCATCCTGTGACTGAAATCTTTTAGCATCAACTGAATTTCATATGTTGGTATGAACAGGCATATTTAGCATTTTGTTTATATAAATATGAAATAGGCAGTCTGCCTATGTGATAGCCGAACTGCAGACTTTAAGCAATTAATCAAttaggtttttatttttaagttcatTTATATAACACTGTTAAAGACACACAGAGGTTAATTATCTACAAACTTTTTTAATTAACTAAAAAGGCATCTCTGATTAATTGggtatttttaaaacataaacataaaaattGCAGATAGCAGGCGCGGTATTAGGACAGGCATTAATTCCCCTTTCAAGATTACACAGAAAGGAATACCAAAAATGGTGCCTGGTGTAACATATACATGCACTATCTAAAACCAAAGTGCTTTTTTTCCTTTCTAAACTACTATTTTAGCCCAATATAAATTTGTGCAATTTTAattaaccaatcaatcaatcaattaatcaattgcCTCACCAGTTTCGGTCTGCCTGCAGCCaccttccacctgccttgccttcCTTCTTACACCCAGTTCAGGGAGAAGCACTGCCTCTCGGCTTCTTCCTGCTTGGTCAGAGTTGTTTTTGTAGAACTGagcttggctctggctccacgtaCAGTTGCTCTCCCTGCCTTTCACCCTcccgatgggcaccagccatcaatgTCCCTATATACAGATTAAAATGCTTATGTTTCCTACATCCCTCCCACCCATCCCTCTCCACTCACTAAAGATTAAGATTTCTTTAACTGGGTGACAGCCCCACTGATAGCCTACTAACACTTGTTGACATTGGCTGAGCTGTGCTGATGGAATTATTGGTAATATAGCATATCCCtgccccctgccctgccccagagATGAGGAGTAAACAACCTGAAGATTCCAATCTCAGAATGCAGGATGgcaatttaatatttaaaaagcaagaatTGGGGACAAATCTCTTTAAATGCTTCTTCAAAGTGGCTTCAACATAGCAAGTTTTTTTACACAGCAGCTAGATTTTTCTCCCATGCcaatctcaaaaaaaaaaagtatgcataGGCATATATATAGACAGACATATGAGAAAACACTATTTCTTGGAGCATGCAGATGCATATGAACAGAACACTGCATATGAGTGAAGCAGCTACTCTGGGAAGCCACTTAAAGTAGCCTTTATGTAGTGGCCAATTTGTATGCCCTGGCCTTTAGACTGATATTCTTTGCTGTGTATCAAATACCAATGATTTGACCTTAATAATACTTAATGCTCAACTTCTTTGCatggcttgttgaaataaaaggtGGCATCTAGTGCTCTCTAGTGGACATTGAGCACTCACCATCTTTTTAACAAAAAGCACATGTGTCAGGCCCTCTTCTCTAATTGTGTTTAAATCATGTAAGCCTAGTTAAGAAACAGTATAACTTTTACTAGTCCATTTTGTTATGTGCAGTATCTTTAACAATATGTATATATGCCAATAACTGAAGTAATATTTTTTAACACAGTGTGGAAAATGTTTAGTCATATTTTCCTGAGGGGTTGGCCATTTTAGTTCGctgcaataaaaataacaaagtctTATGGCTTCTGTAACACTAatgaatttattatggcataagctttggaGGTCTTGAGCCCCCCTTCAGTAGATGTTTCAGAGGTCTCAAACCCAGCAcacattatttaatttaatttattactcTATTTGTGCTGGGACCTGAAATTTTATTTCAAGCATGCCCAAAGTCTTGTTGATTTTCCTTTGAACAGCTGGCACCCCACCCACCCTCCTCTGGGCCATATTAGAAACTGTTTTGGAAAGTCCCAACTCTAGGAAACACAAGTCTAAAATCTGTCAGCAAACAGTACTAAGTTGTGTTATTGTCTGAATCCTAGCGTAGATGTTTTTAATCCTGTCTTTCAGCCCATAAGCCTTACAACATCATGTGCTAACTACTGACCTACCATGTTTGCAGAAAAGCTGAAAAACAATATGGCAATCATTCAAGTTTGTACAGATGTTGCATTTCTCTATGTTCCTTTCCAGTGTGTTTAGGCACCGAAATACAGGCAGGACAGCCTGCAATATAAAAAAGAATATTATTATTGCGGAGATTTCTGTTGAAGCAAAACTAGCCCTTAAAACACAAGCTTAAATATGGTAAAATGTTTGGCTACTAATATCTGCAGAATAAACATGATTAAACAAAAGTTAATTGGCAAGGGCATAAGGAAGATGGATATTATTGTTTGTTGATTCCTTTCTTGTGTACTAATAATGTcagaaaacaaaatatatttttcagAAGTTCTAGAAGCTATAATAGAAACCATTTTTCACTAGAAGAAAAGCTATGCATAGTTCAAAAGCATATTAGTTAAAATCTGTGTTTTGTGAAATAAATTCCACCTTTACACCTTACTACAAATGAAACTATGTTTTTAGTATAATAGAGCATATATTTTCTCATCTACTGAGACTTACCTTTATTACTAATTTGTACACAAGTTGTATGTGAGTTTTATTCAAACCCAATTCAGGCGTATTTCTACAGGAATAGCGCTGAAAGAACATGGATGAAAAGAAGACACAGGCATAGGCTGACCTAGAAGAATTCACTGACCTGAGGACAAGCTGTGGATAtgattaaatattttattggcaTGAAATTACATCAACTTAAAATCACAGGCTAGCAAAACATTCATCATATGGTAGTATTTGTAGGCATTtggtgttattatttattatttgatttatatcccgcccttcctcccagcaggagcccagggcggcaaacagaaacgctaaaacgCTATTATTAAATGTTATTAGGCACTGTGCAGATATTCAGCACACTATATCTGTAAATCTTAGTAGCTTTGTTGGAACGACCCGCAGGGAGCGAATGACTGGGAAAAAAAAACACGGAGTTATTATCGTTTTACGATCTTACTCCAACTAAGTTCCTAAGCCTCTCTTCCTCCGATCTTCAAAATTGGATCTTTAATCACGATGCATATCAGGATAGAGCCTCAATTGTTGCAGCTTCTTTCTCCCCGTGGTTCCCCCAAATAAAACTTAATCACGCTCCACCATCTTATTTTAATACTCTGACTCGTGCTCCGTTACGTAAAGCTTTTACAGAGCTGAGGTTCCAAGCCATGCCTACTGCCATTTTAGAGGGCCGATATAAGGGAATTCCGTTCGCAAATCGTTTTTGCATTTTTGGTTGTATGGCCCTTGAGGACTTAATACACTATATGTTACTCTGCCCTCTCTATCTTCATCCTAGAGGAAAATTTCTGGCTCCTCTTCCATGATTTTCCAGCGGTCTTTCTTTTAATGAATTGATAATTGCACTTTTGATGGACAGTAATAACCAAACTACTATTGCGGTGGCAAATTTTGCTCTTGCTGCCAGAAAGATCAGAGAAAAGTATGTTATCTCAATGTGTAAATAAATTGTTGATTTATCtccttattttaaatgtattttagaaCTATTGCTTTACTGTTTCATGTTGCAATGGCCCATGGCCATAAGCAAATaaagtattgattgattgattgattgattgattgattgattgattgattgattgattgattgattgattgattgatcttaGTAGCTATGTGATAATACATTATATGCATAGGTTGGCACTTATATGAACATTACAATATTTAATACTGAAATATTAAAAGTGTATCTGTAGATAATAAACACTGTTCTTTTAACCTTGCTGCCCCAACACCTTGCAATGAcacttcccttccttccttcaaatCTCTACTCAAAGCCCACCTTTTCTGTGTCCCCTTTATAGCATGCCTGGATTTCCGACCTAGATCAAACACCACCTTGGTCCTCCAAAGCCCACCATGGCCTTGCTCCCCTCTCTGGCTTGCATGTGATCTTTGCTCCTCAAGTTCCACCTTGCTCTGCTGCCTGAAGGTCTCCTATtttctagtctgcatctgtgttggaattgctttttaagatgtttttaaagcttttatttaaaacctgtttttaaagcttttaaaaatatatatttaaagatgttttaatacgttttaagtcttttgtttttaagatgttttacagtgtttttagtgtttttgtttgttgctctgggcttcttctgggaggaagggcaggatataaatttaattaataataataacttccTCAAAAGACAGCCTTTTCTCTTTTGCTTCTATATATGCTTAGAACTGCCTCCCACAACATCTATTTGCTGCCTGCCACCTGTCTTACGTCTTTTACATATCTATTCAAAACCCCTTTCCCCCTGTGAAGCTCTTGTCCCCATTCTCTTCTACTTTgcataaaaaatgaaacaaatattttGCTTTTTCAGATCTTGACTGTAAAGCTGTAATAGGAATATGGTTAACATAATTTGCCTTGTTGGTCTTTTGACAGCTGGAGGTCTCCTAACCAATACATATGCCACCATTCAAATCCTTTTTGGAATGCTATAAAGAAAGTGCTATACAGCGTTGTGAAGGATAAGAAATTTCTCTCAGATCATTAAAGAAAACTGTTTCTGCAGAGAGAAGTTAATAATTGGGCAAACAAAGACCAGTGATCTATGTTATTAGTGAACATAATGTTTGTatattttaacaaaatgtatatactgcttgactgtaaaaaatctcttaagtggtttacaaaaaacattaaatgtTGACAGTAAACTAGTGGGGATCCATTACAATTCTATCTGTGCCAGAATGGCTCAAAAATATGGTTTCTTATTATTACGTAAGTTATACATGCTTGTTCTGTTGGATGCAATGCAATTATTATTTGTGGAATAGAAGCTCAAATAGGATAATGTAAAGATGCACAAATTAGCTATATTCTATAATGGAATTATCTGGATAGGTAGTGTTGGATTTTTAGATGTATTCTTCCAttctgtgtggtttttattttttactagGGACTATTTAAATGGAGTAAATATTAAGATATTTTAATGGGGTTTTAGTATATAAAGCATTTTTAACAATCAGTATCCATAAAAAAATAAGTTCTGACTGAATGTTTGggggaataaaaaggtcttcaactgCTGGGTAATTTTCTGGGGCAGGGGTCATTTTCCCACTTAATCCATTATTTAATtccatatttgttttttaaactctgAATATGTACTTACTCCTTTTTCAATAGGATCAAACCAAAATTCATCACTGATTCGTGCTATGGCATGTATGGCCCTTCCAAATACTGTAgagaagattttaaaatatattagtgtTGTCCCTTTTCAATATACAATGCAAACCTATACAAGTTGGTTCAGCCCAGCTTATCATGGGCAGTAGGTATACTGACCAAGTTCATTTGAGCTCAGTGAGACTTCTGAGTAGGTTTTTGTACTGTATAAGAGTGTGCTGTTAGCTATATAACAACCCACAATATGTTAGAGTCACTAAAAGGGAAAGCACCtgattcttcctcctgcactcagaaacaaacaaacaaaaaatacaagGATTTAGATAATCTGATTTATGCTAATTATGGAGCAGCGTGAGAGAAACACCAAattctgtacacattttttccaTTAGAACTCCTACTGAAAGCATTAAGCTtcttcattttaattttacagtGTGCACATCCTACATCAGTTTGTCCTACCATACTctgcaagtagggttgccaggctcagggtctgagaatgattctgtgtctttaacagaagagaaaattcagccaagtgcaggttttcttgcaacattgtaatgggaaaaaccacaaggtgaaattctcccttcctcctgcacaacttttaaagatacagaagacctcttggaggctgcaacCAAGAATGTTCTcttctgttaaagatacagaattattctcaggccctgagcctggcaaccctatctacaaGACAAAAATAGGCAACTGACAGACAGATGTCAATGGTTTAAGGAATAATTAAAGCCTGGAAATTTGATGGCAAGTTCAAGAATAGGAGATAGGTTTTAGTCTGGAATATGGATCAGTTAATTTGGGGCAGAAAGGTGTGACTGTGTGCCTGCAATTGTTACACAGGCTTCAAACCTTCCCCTGCAGCACTACTTTTCAGTTCAAAATGGAATTTAATTGCCAGTTCACAGCAATGCATAGCTATTCGCTATGATCAGATTATTGAGGTCAGGCCTACTTATTTAATTTCTCACCACCACCGGGACACTATCTGAAGGCAACCTCATTCTTTAATTTAATTTACAGGGATCAAGATGCTCTTAAAAATTTATCAGTGTAATTAACCCTTGGGTCATCTTGATATATTTTGAGATCATACTGATAAATTTTATACCATAATACATCTGAAATATAGTAGCATGGCAAGATACATGTGCTGtgctatatatatgtatgtgtgtcatATATACTGTATGCATTTGAACTGGTGCTACTAGCCATTTGCTTCTGCCTATTTTTtcagtatatgtatgtgtgtaaaatTTAAAGTATCAGTATAAATGCTACACAATGGACAATGCAAAaatggcatagaatcatagaatcatagagttggaaggggccttgtaggccatcgagtccagccctctgctcatagcaggaaatccacagctagagcatctcccgcagatagctgtccagcctctgcttgaagacatccagcaaaggggatcccaccacctccctaggcagtcggttccattgccgaactgccttagaagttccttctaatgtccaatctgaatctacgctcctgcaacttaaaaccattagacctagtcctaccctctggggca
This Rhineura floridana isolate rRhiFlo1 chromosome 19, rRhiFlo1.hap2, whole genome shotgun sequence DNA region includes the following protein-coding sequences:
- the RAD9B gene encoding cell cycle checkpoint control protein RAD9B isoform X3, which gives rise to MKCVIGGAHVRVFGRAIHAIARISDEFWFDPIEKGLVLRSVNSSRSAYACVFFSSMFFQRYSCRNTPELGLNKTHIQLVYKLVIKAVLPVFRCLNTLERNIEKCNICTNLNDCHIVFQLFCKHGVVKTYNLAFQECEPLQAVFAKHLCPNVMKIQSRQLSDILIHFPAFQDEVTLAVTPVKVCFKTYVEEEMDFAKAMHTEIQISPEEFEYFQVGVDSEITFCLKELRGLLAFAEAITAPVSVHFDVSGKNPALDRSNEDIISSRCIKEMEAAINAADGFTMTEEVVPPNPGYNKFHSLFFGAVSPKKQDITQVFQSLATASDTEDFGNGQQSSTF